TGACCCGGAGGCGGTGGTGTTTGCCATGCGCTTTGCCATGGAATACCGCCAGAAGGTGAACAACGACATCTTTATCGACATGGTGTGCTACCGCCGCCATGGCCACAACGAGTCAGACGAGCCGAAGTTCACGCAGCCACAGCTGTACAACCTCATCTCGAAGCACGCCAACCCACGCGAAGTATACAACAAGCAGTTGATTGCAAGCGGTGCGATTGAAGCAGACTTGGCTAAGAGCATGGACAAGGAGTTCCGCAAAATGCTGCAGGACCGCTTGGACATGGTGAAGCAGAAGCCGCTGCCTTACAACTACCAGCAGATGGAGAAAGAGTGGCAGGAACTGCGCCGTTCCGAGCCAGAGGATTTTAATCAATCGCCGGAAACAGGTATCTCTGCTGAGGCGGTAGAAGCCGTAGGAAAGGCACTGACCGAATTGCCACAGGGCTTTAAGCCACTCAAGCAGATCGAAAAGCTGATTAAGGAGCGCAAGGAAATGTTCTTCGAGACCAAGCAACTGAACTGGGCAGCCGGCGAATTGCTGGCTTACGGCTCTATTTTGCTGGATGGCCGAATTGTGCGTTTCTCCGGTCAGGATGTGCAGCGCGGTACTTTCTCACATCGCCACGCGGTGTTGCACGATGCCGTTACCAGCGCGCCTTACAACAACCTGAACTATATTCGTGAGGGCCAGGGTTCTTTCGAGATCTACAACTCGCTGCTGTCGGAGTATGGCGTGCTAGGTTTTGAGTTTGGCTATTCCATGGCGAACCCGAACGCACTCGTGATCTGGGAAGCCCAGTTCGGTGACTTTGCCAACGGTGCCCAGGTAATGATCGATCAGTTTATCACAGCCACAGAATCAAAGTGGCAGCGCATGAACGGTCTGGTGATGCTGTTGCCGCACGGCTACGAAGGCCAGGGACCGGAGCACTCGAATGCCCGCCCGGAGCGCTTCCTGCAGCTAGCTGCCGAGAACAACATCTTCGTGACAAGTATAACCACACCGGCTAACCTGTTCCACTTCATGCGTCGCCAGTTGGCGCTGCCGTTCCGCAAGCCGGCTATCAACATGTCGCCTAAGTCGTTGCTGCGCCACCCGCTGGTGTCTTCTCCGGTAGCCGACTTTACATCGGGAGGCTTTAAAGAAGTTATAGGTGATGACTACGCCACGGCTAAGTCTGTGAAGAAAGTGTTGCTGTGCTCTGGCAAAGTATACTTTGATTTACTGGAAGAGCAGCAGAACAGCAAGCGCAAGGACGTGGCACTTATCCGTCTGGAGCAGATGGCGCCATTCCCGAAAGTGCAGTTGGAGGCTGAGCTTGCCAAGTATAAAGACGCGAAGATTTACTGGGTACAGGAAGAGCCTGAGAATATGGGCGGCTGGACGTACATCCTGCGCCTGATGCGCAAGCAGATCGAGGACGTGGTGGCCCGTAAAGCCAGTGCCTCGCCTGCCACAGGTTACAACAAGGTACACGTAAAAGAGCAGCAGGAACTGGTGCAAAGAGCATTCGCCATCTAATGAATAATTTAAAATGAGTAATGACTAATTAAGTAGATTAGTCATTACTCATTCATAATTCTTAATTCGTAATTCA
Above is a window of Pontibacter akesuensis DNA encoding:
- a CDS encoding 2-oxoglutarate dehydrogenase E1 component, translating into MDKYTYIANAHGDYIDGLYKDYQQNPESVDAGWRKFFEGFDFASAYGENGHNGEAVAIAAPAPTAAPAKGTVAEGESEKEVAVRNLIHAYRTRGHLRALTNPVRARKDRKARLDLADFGLTEADLDTVFNVGEVIGIGPATLRDIEAALKKIYSGAIGFEYMYIRDAEVLEWFKEKVEKDSLNFNPSLDFKKRILSKLNEAVVFENFLHTKFLGQKRFSLEGGETTIPALDAIIDKGSELGVEEVVIGMAHRGRLNVLANIMGKTYEQIFTEFEGTAVPDLTMGDGDVKYHMGFSSEVITPSGNKVNLKLAPNPSHLEAVNPVVEGFVRAKIDTLYNKDADKILPILIHGDAAVAGQGIVYEVTQMANLEGYNTGGTIHFVINNQVGFTTDFEDARSSIYSTDVAKVIDAPVLHVNGDDPEAVVFAMRFAMEYRQKVNNDIFIDMVCYRRHGHNESDEPKFTQPQLYNLISKHANPREVYNKQLIASGAIEADLAKSMDKEFRKMLQDRLDMVKQKPLPYNYQQMEKEWQELRRSEPEDFNQSPETGISAEAVEAVGKALTELPQGFKPLKQIEKLIKERKEMFFETKQLNWAAGELLAYGSILLDGRIVRFSGQDVQRGTFSHRHAVLHDAVTSAPYNNLNYIREGQGSFEIYNSLLSEYGVLGFEFGYSMANPNALVIWEAQFGDFANGAQVMIDQFITATESKWQRMNGLVMLLPHGYEGQGPEHSNARPERFLQLAAENNIFVTSITTPANLFHFMRRQLALPFRKPAINMSPKSLLRHPLVSSPVADFTSGGFKEVIGDDYATAKSVKKVLLCSGKVYFDLLEEQQNSKRKDVALIRLEQMAPFPKVQLEAELAKYKDAKIYWVQEEPENMGGWTYILRLMRKQIEDVVARKASASPATGYNKVHVKEQQELVQRAFAI